The window TCCCCCAGCATGTCCTCGTCGAGGAGTTCCGCGAGCGAAGGCGCCCCGGTCCGGAAGGCCGCGCCCAAATCGTCGAGCGCCCAGACGGCGAGCGAATAGTCGGTGGCGACGAAGCCGAGCGGCTTCAGCCCGGCGCGATCGAGCCGGCGGGTGATGAGCATGCCGAGCGTCTGGTGTGCGAGCCGGCCTTCGAAGGCATAGATCACCATGTAATGGCGGCTGCCGCGCGGGAAGGTCTCGACCAGGAGCTCGTCCTCGCGCGGGAGCATAGAGACGTCCTCTTGCAGCGCCAGCCAGTCGCGCACCTGGTCCGGAAGTGGCCCGCGGCGGATGGGCTCGGCGAGCATTTTTCGCACCTGCGCCGCGAGATAGGTCGAAAGCGGGAACTTGCCGCCGGCATAGCTCGGCACCTTCGGATCGAAGGAAAAGGCCGGCGAGACGAGGCACTCGTTCTCGCGGATACCCTCGAAGCGCAGAACCTTGCCGGAGAAGAGAAACGTGTCGCCTGGCGATAGCATTTCAAGGAAATACTCTTCCACCTTGCCGAGAGACATGCCGCCCCGGCGGAGCGAGCCGCGCGCATTGCGCTTCACCAGACGGACGTTCAGCATCGGCGATTCCACGATCGTCCCGACATTCAGCCGGTATTGCTGCGCCACCATCGGGTTCGACACCCGCCAGAGCCCTTCCTTCGTCTTGCGGATGCGGGCGTAACGCTCATAGGTCCTGAGCGCATAGCCGCCGGTGGCGACGAGATCGACGACCCGTTCGAAGGTTTCCCAGGAGAGGGCGCGGTAGGGCAGGGCGCTGGCGATCTCCGCGTGCAGTTCGACCGCGTCGAAGGGACTGGCGCAGGCCATGCCGAGCACATGTTGCGCGAGCACGTCGAGCGCACCCCTGCCGATCGGCGGCGTATCCTGCGCGCCGATATAGTTGGCGTCCAGCGCCGCCTGGCATTCCATCACCTCGAATCGGTTGGCCGGAACGAGGATGGCGCGGCTCGGCTCGTCCATGCGATGATTGGCGCGGCCGATGCGCTGGGCGAGACGACTAGCGCCTTTCGGCGCGCCGACATGGACGACCAGATCGACATCACCCCAATCGATGCCGAGATCGAGCGTCGAGGTGGCGACGACGGCGCGCAGACGGTTCTCGGCCATTGCCGCCTCCACCCTGCGGCGCTGGGCCACATCGAGCGAGCCGTGGTGCAGTGCGATCGGGAGGTTGTCGTCGTTGATGGTCCAGAGCTCCTGGAACAGCATTTCCGCCTGGCTGCGTGTATTGACGAAGAGCAACGTCGTGCCATGCGCCTTGATCGCTTCGTAAACATCGGCGATCGCGTAGCGGGCAGAATGCCCGGCCCAAGGCACGTGATTGTCGCTGCGCAGGACGGAAATCTCCGGCTTGGCGCCGCCGGAAACGGTGATCAGTCCGGCATGGTCGTCGCTGTCGGGAGCTTGCGCCACCAGCCAGCGCTGCAGTTCCATCGGCTCGGCGACCGTTGCCGAAAGCCCGATCGACTGCAGGCGGGGTGCGAGCCGCCGTAGCCGCGCGATGCCGAGGGAAAGCAGATGCCCTCGCTTCGACGTCACCAGCGAGTGCAATTCATCAAGCACGACATAGCGCAGGTCCTTGAAGAAGCGTTCCGCCTCCGCATCGGCGAGAAGCAGCGCGAGCTGCTCGGGGGTCGTCAGCAATATGTCGGGCGGGTTCAGCTTCTGCCGCTGGCGCTTGCCCTGCGGCGTGTCGCCGGTGCGGTTTTCGACCCGGACGGGGAGGTCCATCTCACCGACGGGCTTCATCAGGTTGCGCTCGATGTCCACGGCGAGCGCCTTCAGCGGAGAGATATAGAGCGTGTGGATGCCGACAAAGGCCGAGCCCGGCGGCATCCTGCCGCGCCGGGTGAGGTCGACGAGGGAGGGCAGGAAGCCGGCAAGCGTCTTGCCAGCGCCGGTCGGCGCGATCAGAAGCGTGCTTTCCCCCGCTTCCGCATGGGAGAGCAATTCGAGCTGATGGGTGCGCGGTCGCCAGCCCTTGTCGGCAAACCACCGGCGAAAGGGCGCCGGCAACGTCAGAGCGTCACTATCGCGCAATGGGGAATCGATCCTGTCCACGGGGAACAAAGGTAGATCATGTCCGGCAAAAGAGAAGCCGTTCAATCCGCCGATGATCGAGCTGGTGTATTTACCGCGGCTGGCCGCCTATGCTTCAGAGCGCGATGTAGCGATCGGCGCGGTGGTTGATGGCCACGAAGAGATTGAGGACGATCGCGCCAAGCACCGACCAGGCGACGATCCAGGGCGTTGTGACCGCGAAGGCGACGGCGAGAACGGCCATGTCGATTACGAGCTGGACCAGCCCGGCACGAATGCCGACGCGCTCCTGCAGATAAATGCCGAGGATGCCGACGCCGCCGAGGCTGGCGCGATGGCGGTAGAGCGCCAGCAAGCCATATCCGAGCAGAAGGCCGCCGATGAGCGCGGCCCAGCCCGGATGGATCTCGCCGATCTGGAAAAGCCGCGATTGCGCATCCGTGAGAAACGAGGTGAGTCCGATGGCGATGAAGGTTTTGATGGTGAAAGCGGGGCCCAGCCGCTTCAGCGACAGGTAGAAGAAGGGCAGGTTGACGAGGAAGAAGGCGAGACCGAAATTCGCGCCGGTTGCGTAATGCAGCAAAAATGCGACGCCGGCGGTGCTGCCGGTCAGAAGGCCGGCGCTTGCCAGAAAATAGAGGCCGAGAGCGGCAACGAAGCTGCCGGAAAAGATGCCCTGAGCATCCTCCATCGGCGTATGCCTGGTGGGACGGGTGTTCCAGAGCCCGAAAACGCTGCCGCCTTGCCCCATGACCAATCCCCTGATCGTAATGCCACGACAATGCTGCGCTGCACAAAATTAATCAAGTAAATATGTAAGCAATGCTGACCTATTTTGCATGGCAGCCTTGTGCCTCATGCCTCTTTGCGGGCGAGAAACAGGATGCCGGACACCGGCAGGCCGGCATCCATGCGAATGACCGTATGTTCGACCGCCGTCAGCGAAAGTCGGTGTCCGGCGCAGAGAGACGCGACATAAGGCTCGGCATGCGCGTAACGCATCGACGGGCGGAGCACGAAGCCTTCTTCCGCTGCGGCCTTTTCGACCGAGAAGGCGAAAAGGCCGTCCGGCCTCAGCAGCCGGTCGATGATGAGGAACACGCTTTCGAGATTGCCGAGATACATCATCACATCCGCGGCGCTGGCGAGGTCGGTGCGCTCTTGCGCCAGTTCGCCGAACAGCCCGGACGCCTCCGGCAGCAAGGAGAGGTCCGCCTGGCCCAGTCGGTCGTAGATCGCCTTCCCCTCTGCCTTGGCGAGCATGTTGGCCGAAAGATCGAAGCCCTCGAGGAAGTCCGCGCGATCGCGGACCCGCTCGCCAAAGAGCCCCGTTCCGCAGCCGAGGTCGGTGACGTGACGGAAGCGTTGTCTGCCGCTCGTGCGATCGATGAGCGCGGCGAGCTTTTCCGGCACGCTGTAGTCGAGCTTCTCGGTCAGGGCCTCATCGAATCGGTCGGCATAGTCGTCGAAGAGCCGCTCGACATAGGTGCTCGGCGGCTGCTCCGGCGTCTCGGCGGCGCCAAGGAGGGCGAGCTTGAGGCTGGCGCCGAAAATGTCGTCCGGGTTGAGGCGGAGCGTCTTGCCAAATGCGTCTATGGCCGCCTCTTTTCGGCCCGATTTCTCTTCATAGTCCGCCAGCCGGAACCAGCCGGCCGCCCAGTTCGGCGCGAGTTCGAGGGCCTGTGCCATGAGTTCGGCCGCGCCCTGCAGTTCGCCGCTTTCGGCGAGCAGCCTTGCGTAGTCGGCACGTCGGTCGGCGATCAAGTCACCGGAGGAAAGCTGGTTGATGGTCATGAGGGTGGCGGGCTCGTTGCGACGGACGCTTCTGGCGCCGGACGCGACAAAACACAAGCGGAATCTGGAAAGCTGCCTTGCTCGCGGGTTGCGGGCGCGGAAATGGCGGCTTATGTGAGGGAAAACAGGAGAACTCATCGCCCATGTCGGACGGCATAAACAGATTCCTGGGTGACTCGCCACTGCGCGTGCTGGTCAAGCTCGTCGTCGTGTCGATCCTGGTCGGCTTCGTCATGACCATCTTCGACTGGTATCCTGTCGACATCTATTACGGCATCCGCAGTTTCCTGCTTGACGTCTGGCACAAGGGCTTCGCCGCGCTCGGCCGGGTCGGCGACTACCTGCTCATCGGCGCCGCGGTCGTCATTCCCGCCTTCCTCATCCTTCGCATCCTGAGCTATCGGCGGTAGGCATGCAGGATTCGCTTTGCCTTCTCCGCAGACGGTTGATTCTGAGCGCCGGTGCCGTGATCTCACTCGGCTTCGTAGCCGGCTGCTCGACCTATGATGGGCTTGTCCCCGACGACGGCGCGCGCAGCGACCAGACGGAGCCGACGCTCGGCTATGTCAATACGCTGCGCCAGGGGAGGGGGCTCTCGGCGCTCGCGCGCGATCCGGCGGCGTCCATTGCGGCGATGCACCAGGCCGTGCGAATGGCTAGAGCCGGCAAGATGCAGCACAATATAGGCTGGCGCGACGATTTCTACGACCGCATGAAGGGCCAGGGCGTCACGCTGCCCGCGGCCGAAAATATCGCCATGGGCCAGGAAGACGCCGAGCGCGCCTATCGGGCCTGGGTCACTTCGCCGAGCCATCTGAAAAACATGCTCGGCAACTATCGTGGTCTCGGCGTCGCAATGGCGCAAAATTCGGCTTCCGGTAATCGTCCCTATTGGGCCATGGTGCTCTGCGGCTGAATTGATTCCCGAACGGACCTTGCGGGAGCGGCTGCAAGGATGGAACCAAGACTGCCATGGAAAGCTTGAAGCGCATGGGCGACGCCGGTGGTGCCGGCCCCTTTCACGTCACCAATCGGCTGATCTTTTCGATCGCCCTGCCGATGACGCTCGGTTTCCTGACGACGCCGCTGCTCGGTCTTGTCGATACCGCTGTGGTCGGCCGGCTTGGCCGGGCGGAGATGCTCGCCGGACTTGCGGTCGGCGCAGTCATGTTCGACCTGATCTTCACCACCTTCAATTTCCTGCGCGCCGCCACAACCGGCCTCGTCGCTCAGGCCTATGGTCGAGGCGACCAACGCGAGCAGCAGGCGGTGTTCTGGCGCTCAATGGCGATCGCGCTTGTTTGCGGGCTCGCAATCGTGCTCCTGTCTCCGCTGCTGCTCACAATCGGTCTGTGGCTGATGGCGCCCGGGCCGGAGGTCGCGGCCGTCACCAGCACCTATTTTCTCTATCGCATCCTCTCGGGTCCGGCGGCGCTCGCCAATTACGCGATTCTCGGCTTCGTTCTCGGCCGCGGCCAAGGGACCCTTGGCCTCTTACTGCAGACGATCATCAACGGCACGAATATCGTGCTGTCGATCCTGCTAGGACTCGTTCTCGGCTGGGGCGTGGCCGGCGTCGCGATTGCGACAGTGACGGGCGAGGTGGTCGGAGCGATCCTGGGCTTCCTGATCGTCTTTGGCCGCTTCGACCGGCAGGACGCGCCCGACTGGGCGGCGGTCTTCGCGCGGGACCGCCTGAAAGCACTCTTTGGTCTCAACGGCGACATCATGATCCGCTCTTTCGTGCTTCTCGCCGCCTTTGCGCTGATGACACGGATCGGTACCGCGCTCGGGCCGGTGATCTTGGCAGCGAATGCAGTGCTGATGAGCATCTTCCTGGTCGCCGGTTACTATCTCGACGGCCTTGCCAATGCGGTCGAGCAATTGACGGGGCGCTCGATCGGGGCTGCCTACCGGCCGGCTTTTGATCGTGCCCTTCGGATGACCGCCTCCTGGGCGCTGGGCCTTGCAGCGGTGACGACGCTCGCGTTTCTCGCCTTTGGCAATGCGCTTGTCGATCTGCTGACGACGGTGGCGGAGGTGCGCGCCGTCGCCTACGAATACATGCCCTGGGCGGCAACCACGGCGCTGACCGGCGCGCTCGCCTTCCTGATGGACGGCGTCTTCATCGGCGCCACCTGGTCGCGCGACATGCGCAACATGATGCTTGCCGCCTTCATCGCCTATTGCGCCTCACTTGCCTTGCTCGTGCCCTTGTTCGGCAATCACGGCCTCTGGGCCGGGCTCAACCTTTTCCTGCTGATGCGCGGCCTGTTCCTCCTGATATTGGTGCCGCGGCGCGCCGCTCAGACCTTCCGTCCGGCCCAATAGTCGACGCGGCTGTCGCGAATGTCGCGGATCGAGGTGAGCTTCTCTCGGTCGCAGAGCGCGGAAAGGCCGCGGACGATCCGCCCCGGCAGGCCGGGTCCCTCGTAGACCATACAGGAATAGAGTTGGACGAGATCGGCTCCGGCTCGGATCTTTTCCGCCGCCGTTTCAGCCGAGCCGACACCGCCGACGCCGATGATCGGCATGTTGGGCCCGACGCGTTTGCGCATTCGCGCAAGCACCGCCGTCGACTTCTCGAAGAGCGGCCTGCCGGAAAGCCCGCCTGTCTCTTTCGCCTGCCGCTGGTCCTTGAGCCCCTCGCGCGAGAGCGTGGTGTTCGACACGATCAATCCATCGAGATCGTGCGCCAGCACCTCTGCGGCGATGTCTTCCATCCCCTCCTCGGTTAAGTCCGGGGCGATCTTGAGGAAGACGGGAGTCCGCTTGCCGGCTTTCCCGGCTTCTTCGTCGCGCGCTGCAAGGACGGCCGAAAGAAGCGCCGCCAGGCTCTCGCGCGCCTGCAGATCGCGCAGGCCCGGTGTGTTGGGCGAGGAGATGTTGGCGGTGAAATAGCGCGCGACCGGGTAGAAGGTGCGAATGCCCGCAACATAGTCGGCGATGCGATCGGCACTGTCCTTGTTGGCGCCGATATTGACGCCGACCAGGGCCTGGCTGGAGCAGCCTCGAAGCCGCGCCAGTGCCGCCCCGTGCCCTTCATTGTTGAAGCCGAGCCTGTTGATCACCGCCTCGTCTTCCACGAGGCGGAACAGCCGAGGCTTGTCGTTGCCCGCCTGCGGACGCGGCGTGACCGTGCCGATCTCGGTAAAACCGAATCCGAGATTGAGGATTGCCTCCGGTACCTCGGCATTCTTGTCATAGCCCGCGGCCATGCCGATTGGATTGGCAAAGGTAAGTCCCGCTACGGTTTGCACCAGCCTTCTATCGACGGGCGCTGCACAGCTCGGGACGAAGCCGCTCTTCAACGCCCGGATCGAGAGGCCATGCGCGGCCTCGGGATCGAGCAGGAACAGACCGCGGCGGGCGAGGCTTTCGAAAGGTCTGGTCATGCGGCAAGCTCTGGAAGAACGTGTTTGCCGTCATTGCCGAGCGGCAGTGGCTTTTCCCACAGCACCGCGTCGAGCGTGAGCGGCGCATAGAGATGCGGAAAAAGTGCCCCGCCGCGCGACGGTTCATAGGCCAGCTTGTTCCCGAGCGCGGCCGCGTCCACCGCGACGAGGAGGAGGTCCGTTTGTCCTTCGAAATGGCGTGAGGCCGTTTCGGCCACCTGATCGCGGGTCGAGAAATGGATGAAGCCGTCCGCGAGGTCGACAGGTGCGCCGTCGAATCGTCCCGTGCGCCGCGCCTCCTGCCAAAGCAGTGCCGGAACGATCTTGTATATGGTAGCGTTCATCCTGTCCGCTCGCCCGTCATGAAAACCGAGCCATGGCCTTGCCGCAAATATTGCAGCATGTCCACCGTGGAACATCAGATCGAGGCGGATTTCTCTACGGCGCCGGCGCCCCGTCGGGCGTGAGCAGATCGCCGTAGCACAGGAGCATCCATGGAGAGGGTGTCATGAAGCATCCAACCGCAGCATTGGCATTCGGGCTGAGCCTTCTATGGCCGCTGTCGGCGACCGCCCAGGACCCGTCGCCGGGTCGTTACACAATGCAGAAAGCCGAGACGGGATTTGCCCGGCTCGACACCGAAACCGGTGAGGTTGACCTCTGCCAGGAGAAGAACGGCGAACTCGTTTGCCGGATGGCGGCCGACGAGCGCGCAGCTTTTGAGCGGGAGCTCGATCTTCTCACAAGGCGCGTCGAAGCCCTGGAAAAGGCAGTTGGGCGTGGTGTGGCAGCAGTCAAACCGGATCTCCCGACTGACGAAGAGATTGACCGCACAATGAGCATCATGGAAAGAATGATGCGGAAGTTCATGGAGATCGTGAAGGAGTTCGAACGGGGCGACTCGCCCGCCGAGCAGGGTGGGCAGGTACCCGACAGGACGTGAAGTCTCGCTGATCGGCGGTGCGGCTGCTGCATGCATCCTTATGTCGACGCCGATTCGGTGGTAATAAGATCCTGTAGCACATATTGTTGCAGTTGAGGCTCTTGGGGAGGGGGCGTCACCATGCCGGACATGACCATCATCATTGCCGACGACCATCCGCTATTTCGAGGCGCGATGCGCCAGGCGCTCAGCGGCATGACCGGTGCCCCTGCCATTGTCGAGGCAGGCGATTTTGCGGCGGCGCGAAAGGCCGCGGCGGACCACGCAGACGCGGATCTGATGCTCCTGGACCTCACGATGCCGGGTGTCAGCGGTCTCTCCGGCCTGATTTCGCTGCGGGCCGAATTCCCCAGCCTGCCGGTCATGATCGTCTCCGCCCATGACGATCCGGCTACGATTCACCGCGCCATAGATCTCGGTGCTGCGGGCTTCCTGTCGAAATCCGCGGGCATCGAGGAGATTCGTCAAGGCATCGCCAAGGTGATGGCCGGCGAAGTCTTCGTGCCGGCCGGCTACGAGCAGAACCAGCAATACGAGCCGGAGATGGCCGACCTGATGCACCGGCTGCAGACCCTGACGCCGCAGCAGTCTCGCGTGTTGTCGATGCTTGCGGAGGGCCTGCTCAACAAGCAGATCGCCTACGAGCTCGGCGTATCCGAGGCGACGATCAAAGCGCATGTCTCAGCGATCCTGCTGAAGCTGAATGTCGACAGCCGCACCCAGGCCGTCATCCAGCTACAGAAGCTCGGGAACGTCGCCGCCTGAGTGTGTCCAGGCACCCGGCCGAACATACAACGGCGACACTATTCCGCCGCCGCCCTTGACGCGGCGGCGAGCCGCGTTAGCCATGCACGCAGGGCGGCGGGGCGTACCGGCTTGTGCTGCAGCGAGACGCCATCGCGTTCGGCGGCGCCGCGGACTTCCGCGGTGCGGTCAGCCGTCACCAACAAGGCAGGGATGCTCTCCTTCCAGAGCGCGCGGATGCAGGCGATTGCCTCAATGCCCGTGCCGTCGCCGAGGTGATAGTCGGCGACGATGGCGTCTGGCCGCGCGGTAAGCTTCTCGGGGTCCATGCCCGCACAGGCGGAGAGTGATTCCGCCGTGGTCACCGTGCAGCCCCAGCCGCCGAGGAGCAGTGCCATGCCCTCGATGATCTTCAGTTCGTTGTCGATACACAGCACGTTCAGCCCGGTGAGCGCATCGGCTGACCTGGTGGCTGCGATCGGCTGGGATACCGCCCCTTTGCCGGCACTCATGGCCATCGGAACGCTCACCTTGAAACGGGTGCCCTTGCCCGGCTCTGATTGCAGGACGACAGGATGATTGAGTACGCGGGAGATGCGGTCGACGATCGACAGGCCGAGCCCGAGCCCGGAGGCTGTGCGCGCGCCCTCATCAAGTCGCGCGAACTCCTTGAACACGGTTCGGAATTTCGTGGGGGGAATGCCGATGCCGGAGTCGAGCACCTCGATGATCGCCATTTGTCCACGCCGGCGAACCCCGAGCAGCACCTTGCCCTGGAGCGTGTATTTTATGGCATTGGAGACGAGGTTCTGGACGACGCGCCGCAGGAGATTTGGATCGCTATGGACGACAAGCGAAGTCGGCATGACCACCAGTTCTATCTCTTTCGCCCGCGCCATTGGCGCGAAATCCGTCTCGATACGCTTGAAGAGTTCGTTGAGCGGCAACGATTGCAGCCGCGGTTTCATCGCGCCGGTGTCGAGACGTGAAATGTCGAGAACGGCGCCGAGAATAGCCTCCACCGATTCCAGCGATGAATCGATATTCTGCACCAGTGCCCGGTTGTCGGAGTCGCCGAGCCGCTCGACAAGCGAGGAGGAATAGAGGCGCGCGGCATTCAAGGGCTGCAGTATGTCGTGCCCGGCGGCGGCGAAGAAGCGAGTCTTGCCGATATTGGCCTCTTCGGCCGCTGCGCGCGCCTCTGCCAATTCCCGATTCACCAGCGTCAATTCCCCCGTCCGTTCGGCGACACGAATTTCCAGCGTCTCGTTCGCCTGTTTCAGCGCCATGTCGGCGGCTACGCGCTGGGTGATATCGGTATAGGTCGTGACGATGCCCTTGTCGGGCATGGCGTTGGTCCGCACTTCGATGATGCGCGCACCATTGGCGAGTTCCAGCAGGAAGGGTTTGTCAAGCGTCAGGAAGTTGGCGATCAGCGCCCTCTCGTCCTCCTTGCGCAGATCGCCGCGGCGGGCGAGGATCGCAACGATGTCGGCGAGTGGGAAGCCGACCTGGCCGGCGGTTTCGGGCAGGTCGAGCAATTGACGGAAGCGGCGGTTCCAGATGATCAGGTTGTTGGCGTTGTCGAAGACGGCGATGCCCTGATCCATCTGCGAGAGTGCCGTATGCAGCATGTCCTGGTTATATTGCAGCGCCTCGCTTGCCTGGTCGAGCAGCCAGGCCGTGTCCGAAGAGGCATCGTCCACGCGCTGGAGCACGAGCGAGAGTACCAGTCGCGCGGATGAGGAGCCAATGGCGCTGCCGAGCAATTGCTCGGAGAAATGCACGAGGGCCATGTCGGCGGAGGCGTTTTCGTCGAGCCAACGGCCGGACTGCTGCTCATAGGTGTGGAACGAGCGCTGCATGCGTTCCTCGCCCATGTAGCGGGCGATCGTGGTCTTCAGGTCGCGCACCGTCACCTTGGTCTTGCGCCCGCGGAAGGTCCCTTCCGTGCGCGACCGGCGGGTAATGAAGACGCCGGCCTGAATGCGCTCCAGGGGCTTCGGCGCGCGCGTGAGCGAGCCGAGCACGTAGGCTGACGCGTTGACGAGCATGCTCAACGCCGTTGCGTTGACGAGCGGATCCGACTGCGGCCCGGAGAATAGATCGGTGAAAGGCAGCAGGAAGCTCAACACCGTCGAGGCGACGTGGGAATTGTCCGGGCCGCCGAGGCTCGGCAGGAACAAAAGGTACGCCCAGACAAGAAAGCCCGACACCATCCCG is drawn from Sinorhizobium sojae CCBAU 05684 and contains these coding sequences:
- a CDS encoding MATE family efflux transporter produces the protein MESLKRMGDAGGAGPFHVTNRLIFSIALPMTLGFLTTPLLGLVDTAVVGRLGRAEMLAGLAVGAVMFDLIFTTFNFLRAATTGLVAQAYGRGDQREQQAVFWRSMAIALVCGLAIVLLSPLLLTIGLWLMAPGPEVAAVTSTYFLYRILSGPAALANYAILGFVLGRGQGTLGLLLQTIINGTNIVLSILLGLVLGWGVAGVAIATVTGEVVGAILGFLIVFGRFDRQDAPDWAAVFARDRLKALFGLNGDIMIRSFVLLAAFALMTRIGTALGPVILAANAVLMSIFLVAGYYLDGLANAVEQLTGRSIGAAYRPAFDRALRMTASWALGLAAVTTLAFLAFGNALVDLLTTVAEVRAVAYEYMPWAATTALTGALAFLMDGVFIGATWSRDMRNMMLAAFIAYCASLALLVPLFGNHGLWAGLNLFLLMRGLFLLILVPRRAAQTFRPAQ
- a CDS encoding hybrid sensor histidine kinase/response regulator; protein product: MLSGSIIFASAFAYLLLLFAVASFGDRQAGRNKIASKGRPLVYALSLAIYCTSWTYFGGVGLAAERGLEFTGIYVGPILMFTLGLPLIRRIVRLAKAERLTSVADFLAARYGKNPTVAAIVALISLVGAVPYIALQLKAVSSSVAAMIDTSEYGIGSGENFIDLPLLVTLFLACFAIVFGTRHTDATEHQDGLILAIAMESVVKLAAMLAVGVYVVFVLFGGPAELLERARQSPDVLSALAYQTPAARWILLIALSAFAVILLPRQFHVTVVENRTDTELRTAGILFPLYLIAINLFVLPIAIAGILAFSGSGDADLYLLTLPLASDLPLLTLTTFIGGFSAATAMVIVASVALSIMVSNDIVMPVFLRRRLGTRGSLQEDMAGTLLNIRRTAILVVLLLGYGYYRSADISAGLASLGLLSFAAVSQMAPALFGGLVWRQANSRGAIAGMVSGFLVWAYLLFLPSLGGPDNSHVASTVLSFLLPFTDLFSGPQSDPLVNATALSMLVNASAYVLGSLTRAPKPLERIQAGVFITRRSRTEGTFRGRKTKVTVRDLKTTIARYMGEERMQRSFHTYEQQSGRWLDENASADMALVHFSEQLLGSAIGSSSARLVLSLVLQRVDDASSDTAWLLDQASEALQYNQDMLHTALSQMDQGIAVFDNANNLIIWNRRFRQLLDLPETAGQVGFPLADIVAILARRGDLRKEDERALIANFLTLDKPFLLELANGARIIEVRTNAMPDKGIVTTYTDITQRVAADMALKQANETLEIRVAERTGELTLVNRELAEARAAAEEANIGKTRFFAAAGHDILQPLNAARLYSSSLVERLGDSDNRALVQNIDSSLESVEAILGAVLDISRLDTGAMKPRLQSLPLNELFKRIETDFAPMARAKEIELVVMPTSLVVHSDPNLLRRVVQNLVSNAIKYTLQGKVLLGVRRRGQMAIIEVLDSGIGIPPTKFRTVFKEFARLDEGARTASGLGLGLSIVDRISRVLNHPVVLQSEPGKGTRFKVSVPMAMSAGKGAVSQPIAATRSADALTGLNVLCIDNELKIIEGMALLLGGWGCTVTTAESLSACAGMDPEKLTARPDAIVADYHLGDGTGIEAIACIRALWKESIPALLVTADRTAEVRGAAERDGVSLQHKPVRPAALRAWLTRLAAASRAAAE
- a CDS encoding CAP domain-containing protein yields the protein MQDSLCLLRRRLILSAGAVISLGFVAGCSTYDGLVPDDGARSDQTEPTLGYVNTLRQGRGLSALARDPAASIAAMHQAVRMARAGKMQHNIGWRDDFYDRMKGQGVTLPAAENIAMGQEDAERAYRAWVTSPSHLKNMLGNYRGLGVAMAQNSASGNRPYWAMVLCG
- a CDS encoding ligase-associated DNA damage response DEXH box helicase → MFPVDRIDSPLRDSDALTLPAPFRRWFADKGWRPRTHQLELLSHAEAGESTLLIAPTGAGKTLAGFLPSLVDLTRRGRMPPGSAFVGIHTLYISPLKALAVDIERNLMKPVGEMDLPVRVENRTGDTPQGKRQRQKLNPPDILLTTPEQLALLLADAEAERFFKDLRYVVLDELHSLVTSKRGHLLSLGIARLRRLAPRLQSIGLSATVAEPMELQRWLVAQAPDSDDHAGLITVSGGAKPEISVLRSDNHVPWAGHSARYAIADVYEAIKAHGTTLLFVNTRSQAEMLFQELWTINDDNLPIALHHGSLDVAQRRRVEAAMAENRLRAVVATSTLDLGIDWGDVDLVVHVGAPKGASRLAQRIGRANHRMDEPSRAILVPANRFEVMECQAALDANYIGAQDTPPIGRGALDVLAQHVLGMACASPFDAVELHAEIASALPYRALSWETFERVVDLVATGGYALRTYERYARIRKTKEGLWRVSNPMVAQQYRLNVGTIVESPMLNVRLVKRNARGSLRRGGMSLGKVEEYFLEMLSPGDTFLFSGKVLRFEGIRENECLVSPAFSFDPKVPSYAGGKFPLSTYLAAQVRKMLAEPIRRGPLPDQVRDWLALQEDVSMLPREDELLVETFPRGSRHYMVIYAFEGRLAHQTLGMLITRRLDRAGLKPLGFVATDYSLAVWALDDLGAAFRTGAPSLAELLDEDMLGDDLEAWLNESFLLKRTFRNCAVIAGLIDQRHPGKEKTGRQITVSADLIYDVLRMHEPDHILLEATRNDAATGLLDIDRLGSMLKRIKGHVSHRRLDRISPLAVPVMLEIGRESVHGEAQDFLLTEAADELISEAMGLKEE
- a CDS encoding methyltransferase, which encodes MTINQLSSGDLIADRRADYARLLAESGELQGAAELMAQALELAPNWAAGWFRLADYEEKSGRKEAAIDAFGKTLRLNPDDIFGASLKLALLGAAETPEQPPSTYVERLFDDYADRFDEALTEKLDYSVPEKLAALIDRTSGRQRFRHVTDLGCGTGLFGERVRDRADFLEGFDLSANMLAKAEGKAIYDRLGQADLSLLPEASGLFGELAQERTDLASAADVMMYLGNLESVFLIIDRLLRPDGLFAFSVEKAAAEEGFVLRPSMRYAHAEPYVASLCAGHRLSLTAVEHTVIRMDAGLPVSGILFLARKEA
- a CDS encoding response regulator transcription factor, with translation MPDMTIIIADDHPLFRGAMRQALSGMTGAPAIVEAGDFAAARKAAADHADADLMLLDLTMPGVSGLSGLISLRAEFPSLPVMIVSAHDDPATIHRAIDLGAAGFLSKSAGIEEIRQGIAKVMAGEVFVPAGYEQNQQYEPEMADLMHRLQTLTPQQSRVLSMLAEGLLNKQIAYELGVSEATIKAHVSAILLKLNVDSRTQAVIQLQKLGNVAA
- a CDS encoding quinone-dependent dihydroorotate dehydrogenase, with the translated sequence MTRPFESLARRGLFLLDPEAAHGLSIRALKSGFVPSCAAPVDRRLVQTVAGLTFANPIGMAAGYDKNAEVPEAILNLGFGFTEIGTVTPRPQAGNDKPRLFRLVEDEAVINRLGFNNEGHGAALARLRGCSSQALVGVNIGANKDSADRIADYVAGIRTFYPVARYFTANISSPNTPGLRDLQARESLAALLSAVLAARDEEAGKAGKRTPVFLKIAPDLTEEGMEDIAAEVLAHDLDGLIVSNTTLSREGLKDQRQAKETGGLSGRPLFEKSTAVLARMRKRVGPNMPIIGVGGVGSAETAAEKIRAGADLVQLYSCMVYEGPGLPGRIVRGLSALCDREKLTSIRDIRDSRVDYWAGRKV
- a CDS encoding DUF6460 domain-containing protein encodes the protein MSDGINRFLGDSPLRVLVKLVVVSILVGFVMTIFDWYPVDIYYGIRSFLLDVWHKGFAALGRVGDYLLIGAAVVIPAFLILRILSYRR
- a CDS encoding DUF952 domain-containing protein, producing MNATIYKIVPALLWQEARRTGRFDGAPVDLADGFIHFSTRDQVAETASRHFEGQTDLLLVAVDAAALGNKLAYEPSRGGALFPHLYAPLTLDAVLWEKPLPLGNDGKHVLPELAA
- a CDS encoding YitT family protein; the protein is MGQGGSVFGLWNTRPTRHTPMEDAQGIFSGSFVAALGLYFLASAGLLTGSTAGVAFLLHYATGANFGLAFFLVNLPFFYLSLKRLGPAFTIKTFIAIGLTSFLTDAQSRLFQIGEIHPGWAALIGGLLLGYGLLALYRHRASLGGVGILGIYLQERVGIRAGLVQLVIDMAVLAVAFAVTTPWIVAWSVLGAIVLNLFVAINHRADRYIAL